A single Orcinus orca chromosome 2, mOrcOrc1.1, whole genome shotgun sequence DNA region contains:
- the RPL10L gene encoding 60S ribosomal protein L10-like produces the protein MPAGQYTQPPFHSARVPNPPNACVECHCIYGGDVVKECPQVLYGSCAGRWAMYMRRMRRCGSNRFFSLRRASEIPVVAMGRRPARCYRYCKNKPYPKSRFCRGVPDAKIRIFDLGRKKAKVDEFPLCGHIVSDEYEQLSSESLEAARICANKYMVKSCGKDGFHMRVRLHPLHVIRINKVLSCAGADRLQTGMRGAFGKPQGTVARVHVGQVIMSIRTKLQNKEHVIEALRRAKFKFPGRQKIHISKKWGFTKFNADEFEDKVAKKCLIPDGCGVKYIPSRGPLDKWRALHS, from the coding sequence ATGCCCGCAGGCCAATATACGCAACCGCCTTTCCATTCTGCGCGTGTTCCAAATCCCCCAAACGCATGCGTAGAGTGTCACTGCATCTATGGTGGGGACGTTGTGAAAGAGTGTCCTCAAGTCCTCTATGGTTCCTGCGCGGGAAGATGGGCAATGTATATGAGGCGCATGCGCAGGTGTGGAAGCAACCGCTTCTTTTCTCTTCGACGTGCCTCAGAGATACCTGTTGTCGCCATGGGCCGACGCCCCGCTCGTTGTTACCGGTATTGCAAGAATAAGCCGTATCCAAAGTCTCGCTTTTGCCGAGGTGTCCCTGACGCCAAGATCCGTATCTTTGACCTGGGTCGGAAGAAGGCAAAAGTGGATGAGTTCCCACTCTGTGGACACATAGTGTCTGATGAGTATGAGCAGCTCTCTTCTGAATCCCTGGAGGCCGCCCGAATTTGTGCCAACAAGTACATGGTGAAAAGTTGTGGCAAAGATGGCTTTCACATGCGAGTGCGACTCCATCCATTACATGTTATCCGCATCAACAAGGTGTTGTCCTGTGCTGGGGCTGACAGACTCCAGACAGGTATGCGAGGTGCCTTTGGAAAACCCCAGGGTACAGTGGCCAGAGTCCACGTTGGTCAAGTCATCATGTCCATCCGCACCAAGCTTCAGAACAAGGAACATGTGATTGAAGCCTTACGCAGGGCCAAGTTCAAGTTCCCTGGGCGCCAGAAGATTCATATCTCCAAGAAATGGGGCTTTACCAAGTTTAATGCTGATGAATTTGAAGACAAAGTGGCTAAGAAGTGCCTCATCCCGGATGGTTGTGGAGTCAAATACATCCCCAGCCGTGGCCCTCTGGATAAGTGGCGAGCTCTGCACTCGTGA